The Rufibacter sp. DG15C region GAGCAGGAATAGAATACCAATGGAAGTTAAAAAGAATTAGGCTTTTCAATATATTAAAATGGAAAAAACCGGATATTATCCATGCTCATTTTGGACCTCAAGGTTGTATAATTATTCCAATAGCAATAACACTCGACATTCCTCTTGTTGTATCATTTCATGGGTGGGATGCTTTTGAGCTTACTAGAGATGAATTTTGGATTGGCCATATTAAAAGAATGTTTTTAAGTGCATCCAAAATAACAGTTGTTTCTAAATATATGCAGCATCATCTAATTTCCTTAGGTTGTCCGGAAAATAAAATAGAGATAATTCATGTGGGAAAGATTATTTATGATTATAAATTTATTAATAAATCAAAATTGGAGGTGAAAAATTTTGTTTCCATAGGAAGATTAGTTGAAAAGAAAGGACACTATGATAGTGTCAAAGCTTTTATAAATATTTTGAAAAAATACCCGCAGGCAACTTTAACTATAATTGGAGATGGTCCTTTAAAAGACGATCTCGAGAAATTTGTATTTTCAAAAAAAGCAGAAAATAACATTAAAATTTTAGGTGCAATTGATCACGAAATAACTAAGGATTATTTATATAAAGCTGATGCCTTTATATTATGTAGTAAAACTGCAGATAATGGAGACATGGAAGGAATCCCAACGGTTTTGATGGAGGCTCAAGCAATAGGACTTCCATGTGTAACTACTAGGCATTCAGGAATTCCAGAAGTATTAGATCAAGTTGCTCATGTGTTTCTTGCTGAGGAAGGAAATGTAGATGACATTGAACGTGCAATTTTGCTACTAATTAACACTCCACCAGATGTTCTTGATACTATAATAGTAAAAGGTAGAGAAAAGGTTGAAAGGGAATTTAATCTTGAGACTGAAACAAACAAGTTGATAAGTTTATATAAAGGTCTTTTGTAATATAATTATTGCTTCATCGATTTAAATTTATAAATAAAAATTTTAATTGTGAATAAACTACTCTTGAGTGTTGTTATACCTACATATAATAGGGGTGATAAAATTCTAAATATTTTGCATAGTTTGTCTAAGCAAACAATATCTTGTTTTGAGGTAATTGTTGTTAATGATGGTTCTACCGATAATACAGCTGATATATTGAATTCGCTCATAATTCAACAGTTTCCATATGATTTAAGGATTGTTCACTTGAATAATTGTGGTAGAGCTGGTGTAAGAAATGAAGGGTTTAGATTAGCAAATGCTGAACTTATAGTTTCGTTTGATGATGATATGCGTCCAGAATCTAACTGTTTAGAGGTTCATTTAAATCATCACAAAAAAAATTCAGGGTCTATTCTTGTTGGTGCGCAAATGGAAGATCCTTCGCTTGCTGAAACAGATATACAAAAGTATGCTGTTTTTGCACGTCAAGAATGGCAAAGAAATTTAGAAGCACTACATAGTCCTATGTTTGAAAATGAGATTTATATTACTGCTGGGAATTTTTCTATTGCAAAACAAACTTTTAATTTATTGAATGGTTTTGACCCTAGGCTTAATGCTATTATAGATTATGATTTAGCTATGCGAGCGACTGATCTTGGAATTCCAATTTATTATAATAAACAAGCATTTGCTTGGCATGATGATTTTATTACTTGTAGGTCTTATGTATTAAGAAGGCGACAAGGTACTGAGAATGTAAAAAAATTAATTAAATTAAAATATAATTTAGTTAAAAAATATCATCGTTACAAAAAATTAGAAATTAATAAGGGTAAAAAAATAATTTATTCTTTGTTTGCATTTCCTTTTTTAGTTAAATTTATTGATGAATTTAATTTTTTTAAATATTTACTTCCAAAAAGAATTAGGTACAAATTTTATGAGGCCGTAATTACTTCGTTAGGGAAATATTACGTAGATAAACCACTATAGGATTTTGTGTCTTAATACACTTAAAGCCCTTGTGCACTCAGTTGTTTTGTGCGCAAGGGCTTTAAGTGTGTAAAAGGAAGTTTTTTTGTCGTAAGATGAATTTTCAATAGTTATAAATCTTGAAACAAATAGCTGGTTTGGTTTTAAAATTATTTACAACTGTGATTAATAGAGTATAAAGGGTGAGTTTTTATTTTGAGTTAATAATTAATTAAAAATATTTTAGTAGTTAAACAAAATTAATAGTGGAAGGTAAAAGAACTGTAGTACATATAATCGATGGATTAGCTAGAGGAGGTGCCGAAACGTTGTTAGCTGGTGTGGTCAGTTCTTTGCATGATGTCCGTCATGTTATTATAAGTCTTAAGAAGGGTAACGACTTTGAAATTGAGCTGAAAGGAATTGATATTTGGTTTTTGGATTTTAAATGGTTTCATTCTATTCCTAGTGCCGTATTTGCTATAAAAAAAATATTAAGAAAATATAAAGTAGATATTATTCACTCACACCTATTTTTTTCTGTTATAATTTCTCGATTAGTTTGTTCAAACAAAGTAGTTTTAATTAATTCTTATCATGCTGTATTATATGGAAAAGAGGGTGCGGATTATCCAATTCATGCTAGATTATTAGATAGAATAACGTATAATGAGCGTATTATTACATTGTGTGTTTCCAATGGTGTGCGCATGAATTTAGGTAAGTATATAGGAATAAGAAATAATATATATGTTTTATATAATTTTATAGCAGATTCTTTTTTTAATAATTATAGGTTGCAACCGAATCTAAATTCTCATATTAAGGTTGTTTGCGTTGGAAATCTAAAACCTGATAAAAATTATCAAATTATTATAAAGGCAATTTCTTTATTATCCAGTCATGTTAAGAACCGTATTTCATTAGATATATTTGGACAAGGTGGGGAACTAACAAATTTACACAATAAGTGTAAAGAATTAGAAATTAATAATATTCATTTCAAAGGCATTGAGCCTAACATAGCTAATAAATTGCCTAAATATGACTTTTATATACTATCATCCAGATCTGAGGGCTTTGGACTGGCTGTTATTGAGGCAATGGCAATTGGATTGCCTGCTCTTGTTTCTAATTTACCCGTGCTCCGGGAAGTTACTAATGAAAAAGCCATTTATTTTAATCATGAAAATGCTGAAGAGTTAGCTTCGTTAATAGAAGAGTTTTCTTCAGGGAAATTTGATTTGCAATCAATTTCATATCAGGGGCACTTACATGCAAGTAATTTTACAAAAAGGAATTACTTAAAGGAGCTTATGCGTTATTATCAGATATGATCTATTGATATAGTTTTCAGATAACTGTTAAAATGTTAAATTTTTTTTTGGTTAGTTTTTTATCAACAGTATCTTTCATTTTGGTAATTGGTTAAAATATGCAAAATAAAAATATTTTATATTTATCCTATGATGGTATGACTGATCCTTTAGGTCAGTCACAGGTTTTGCCATATATTATAGGTTTATCAAAAAAAGGCTTTTGCTTTACACTTATTTCTTTTGAAAAGCCTAGTAGATTTGCGGCTAATAAAAGCTTAATTGAAAATATTTGCATTGAAAATGGGATAGATTGGCAGCCTATTCCTTTTAGCAGTAAACCACCTTTTTTGTCTAAGTATTATGATATCTATATGATGGAAAGGAAAGCTGTAAATCTACATAAGCATAAGAAATTTGCTATGGTCCATTGCCGTAGTTATATAAGTGCGGGCATAGGTGTTAAACTGAAAAAGAGGTTTGGAATCAAATACTTTTTTGATATGCGAGGATTTTGGGTTGATGAACGCGTGGACGGCGGAATGTGGAATCTAAATAATCCTTTTTTTAAACTTGCCTACAAATACTATAAAAACCAGGAAGCTAGTTATATAACAAATGCTGATGCTATTGTTAGTCTTACTGAAGCAGGAAAGGAGGAAATCCAAAACTGGGATAGTTATAATAAAAATAATATTGGCGTCATCCCTTGTAGTGCAGACTTTCAATTATTTCCTGTTAACAATGGTGAGCGCAAAGCCCTTGCCAGAGCTCTTCTTGGAATTAATAAGGATTCTTTAGTAATAAGTTATTTAGGATCTATTGGTACCTGGTACCTTTTAGATGAGATGTTGGAAGCCTATGTTTTTATAAAAAACAAATTTCCTAATTCACGTTTTCTTTTCATTACACCTGAGCCTCCTGAAATGGTTTATGAAAAAGCTGATAAATTGGGTTTACAAAGAGAGGAATTCATAATTAAGTTTGCTAAGCGTGCAGAGGTAGCACTTTTTGCCTCAGCCTCTGATATTAATCTTTTCTTTATTAAACAAAGTTATTCCAAGATTGCAAGTTCTCCTACTAAACTTGGTGAGGTTTTAGCATTAGGAATACCTGTTGTATGTAACTCTAGAGTAGGTGATGTAAAGGATATTATTGAATTTACTGAATCTGGTATTACAATTGATGAATTTAATAAGGAGAGTTACGAAAAAATTGTTGATCACATTCCTGAACTTTTAAAGAAGGATTCGGTTTCCATAAGAAGTAAGGCAGAAGAGTATTATTTACTCGATAACGCAATTGAGAAGTATTGTACTCTTTACCAGGAAGTTTTACAATAATGATAAACATTAAACCCAATTTCCCAGAATTGTCTAATGAAACTGAATTGTTTGTATTTGACATTTGTGATACTCTATTTTTATCAAACACTACATTCGATTTTATTGAATTTGCCTTAGGCGAAAAAGCATTGACTATTAGGAGTCTTTTGTTTAAGTTATTTACTAAACGTTTTTCTCCTATTTTTCTTTGTCTATATATCTTGCAAAAGGTAACAAAAGTTGATTGGCCTAAAAAGTTAGTTCTTAATTTGCTAAAAGGTTTTAGTAAAAAGGAACTGTATACATTAGGTAAATTATTTGAGCAAAGGTTTCTGCCTTCAAAAAAAATTGAGCAAACTCATCAAATGCTCAATAATCTTGTCGAAAACCATAAAAAGGTTGTGCTTGTGTCAGCCAGTATTGACCCTGTAGTTTCTGCTATTGCTTTTTATTTGGGTGTACCTTTTCTAAGCTCTATGTTAGAGTATGATGATGATGGGTTAACTACAGGAAATTTAACATTTGAGATGACGGGCAAAAAATTAGAAAATATTAGCCAGCTTTTGTCATTTCCAACTGCAAAGTTTGCAGTTGCCACAGATAATTTCTCTGACCGGAGTTTAGTGGAGGCTGCTCATCAACGTTTTGTTATTATTTATAATACACAAGCTCGACTTTTTTGGCAAGAGCTAAATCCTTATTTTATAGAAATTCAATCTAAATGAATATTTTTAGGTATTTATTCCCCTTTAGCTATTTTTTTCAAAGCCGTCTTCAAAAAAATAGGGATTTAATCTTCCATTTATACTATGAATGGTTGTTGGCATTTATGTTGTTGTATTTTTTATCTAACAATTCTTTTTTTTATGTTTTTAAGGACTTTATTCTAGCTTATTTAGCCTTTATCTCTATTTATGAAATTGGATATTTAGGAAATGATGTATATAGTGTTAGAAATGAAGATAACCCCCGTTTTAGAATTGAAAATTTTAATCCTAGCAATAGTCAGTTATTTGTTTGGATTTGTTTTAGAATAATAGTTTTTATTTGGGTTACTTTTTATTTGAATCTTTTTCTATCATACACATGGTGGGTGTTTCATTGTATTGTAGCTGTCTTCTTTTATTTACATAATGTTCTTAAGGAAAAGGAACTTAAGGTATTTACATTTGTTAATTTAGCTTTAACTAGATTTTTGGCTCCTATTTTTATTTTTTTAGAGCGAGAAGACTTGGCTTTAATAATGCCGTCTATATTTGTTACCTACGTTTTATATAGGTCTTTGACTTATATGGATAGTAAAAAACTCCTTAATATGCCCTCCCGTTCTCTAGTTGGATTTAAATTTAAATTCTATCTGTTAATAGGTGGAGTGAGTATTTTATTATCTGTCTTGTTTGTTTCTTGGATGCCATTGTTAATTAATTTATACTATTTGTTTTTTTGGTTTATTTATATTCTTAAAGACAAATTATTAGAATTTCGTAGGTAGTATTTTTGTTTGGTAGTTGTATATTATTAATTAATTCAACATATATGAAGGTTTTGAAAAATAGAGTTTGGTTTTTTATCCTTCCCATGATATTGGTTGCCTTATTTTGGATTCATCAAGTTGATCAAGATATTACTGAAAGGGACAAGGTTACTATAACTAAAATTTTGCAAGAAAATAATATTATACCTTTATCTGGTCCAGATAAGAATGATTTTCATGAGCAAATAAAATTCATTTCAGCTGTGCAAAAAGCTGTTCTGTTGACTGCACCTCGTAATAAAGGTTTAGATGAAGGGATGTCTAGGGAGCCTGAAGTTCTTTATAAGATGAGGTATGGGCATTGTTATGACAGAAGTCGTGCTATTGAAAAGATATTGAGACTTTCTGGATTCAAAACTAGGCATGTTTCGGTTTATAGCCTAGATGAAAATTCTGCCTTACATGCCTTTTTAAAACCTAAAACTAGATCTCATGCATTAAGTGAAGTATTAACTGTTAAGGGTTGGGTATTTGTTGATTCCAACGATAAACTGATAGGAGTAGATAAGTTTGGTAATCCTATTGACTTAACACAAGTTAAAAAATTAGGATTTAAAAATATTGTATGGTCTAAATATAATACTGAAAATTTCGATGGGGTTTATGCTACAAAATTTATGTATGTATATGGGCTTTATTCTAGACATGGAAAGTTTTACCCACCCTATAACTTTATTCCAGATCTTCATTGGGGTGAGTTAGTTTATAATTTTGGCTTATGATTTTCTTCTTATTGTTTTCTTAAGTATCATTAAAAGGGTGACGAAGAATGGTATAAGTGGTGTTCTGTACCTTACTAGGGTTCCATAGTTTCCTGATGTTAGACCAACCCCAATTGCAAATGTTAAAGTAAATACTAAGCAAAAAGTTAATAGAGGATTTTTGCGTATTGTTGATATTGTTTTAATAAATCCTCTTTTCCAAAATATAATTAACGTTGTTATAAGTAACCATGACGTTTCAATTGCTGCTAGCAGCATTACGGGGTTCCTTACTTCAAATAAGAATGGTCTATACAGTGACACAAGGATTGCCTGCGGAGCAGCGGTAATCATGCTCTGGATTGTCCCATCTAGCTTACCTACCGTATATGTTGACCCTGTTCTTGCTCCCACAGCTTTTCTTGCTGTTTGTCTTTCTAAGTAATTAGATGTTGTCGCTGCTGTTTCTGCTACATTTTCAACATCATATTCACTTCCTTCAGTTAAATTTGTTCCAGCTATATATCCTATGCCTATTCCTCCAATTATTAAAATTGGAGATATTACTGCTTTCAGGATTTTATTTTTAATCTTTTTATTGTTTTCCATGAATATCCAAAGGATAGCTGAAGGAACAAAACACAATAAAATATAGGTTTTTACTATTTGTATAGTAATTAATGATAATAATAATATAAGTGATGTTGTTATAATGGATGATTTTTGAATAAGGGCTTTATGAAAAGCCCAAAATGCCCATCCTAATGCCCCTATACAAATAGTATCTTTCATTAAGCCTGACCCCCAAAAAAATAATGAAGGCACAAAAAACACTCCAGTTGCTAATTCCTTATGGAATTTTGGGAAGATTTTTAATAATGCTATGTATAATGCATGTAGGCCTGAAAAGCTTAATAGTGCAAAAAATATAGCTATTATAGTGTATGTGTTGAAAGATAATAAGCCAAAAATAGTGGCCGTCTGTATTACAAAAAAATTATTCGTTGTGTCATACCAATCTATTCTTGAAATATATTTGTATGCTTCTGGATCATATCCAGCTTCTTTAAATAGAATCTTTAATCCTAATGTGGGGGATTCAAGTATAGCCTCATGAATTACCGAACTTTCTTTAAAATAATTGAAAGTATCTCCTGTTCCACCTGGTTCTCCACCACCATAGTAGAAAAAATACAAGCAACCTACTCCAATAGCGCCAAATAGTTTGACTGTTATTGCTGGTATAAAGTATCTTTTAGTTAATTTATTAGTTACTTTAGGTCTAATTCTATAAGCAATAATATAAACTATAATTAGATATATTGGTGTTAAAATTAAGTCTTTGTAATCCACAACAAAATTAATTTACTTGTAGGCATTGTTTGTTGGCTTCTTTAGATTGAAACCATCTTGTAATCCAATTTTAAACCGGTTTCCAATATATCTTTGGCATCGAAAAAATTTACATTTTTTTCTTTGCTTAGAAAATTAAATAGGTGCAGAGTGTTTGTTGCGTCTAAATCATAATCATGTGAATTTAATACTCCAGTTACTGTAGGTTGGTTTTTATCAAGTATATTAAGTGTATGCCTTTTGTAATCGTCATAAAAAGGTGTAGCTGGCGCTCCTATTAAGTTCTGAATTTCTTTTATAGATCCGGTGTTTTTTATATTCAGTTCAAATGGTTGACCGGTTTTTATACTATTTCTTAGCATAAGATCATGAGAAAATTGATTTCTGAAATAAATGTGTTTGGAAAAACTAAAATCATATTTAAATCCTAACTTTATAAGTATTTCTATTAAGTCTTTATTAGTAAACCACCATCCTCCTGCATATATTCCGTTATGCTGTAAATTGTTTTTGTAAAACCATTCCAAGTCCTTTTCAACTTGGTGGCTTACGTGAAGTTTTGAAAAATTATTACTTCTTATTTCTGATTCGTGCCTCTTAAAATGAGTGGTATTTAAATAAAAATGCCCATGGTATCCAATGGTTGCTAATTTACTTAACTCTTTATATCTGTCTGCTAGTTGATTTGAATTGCAATTATTTTTTTGCATTCCATCAATTACTTTAGGATTCACTCCTGACATTACTGTGCATATAGGTTTTTTTCCTGTTATTATTTCATATTCTTTGCAAAAAAATAATAAATTTTTAAAGATGTTATCATCAAATACCATTTCTGTGTGAAATACATAGCCTAAATTAAAACTATATGTATCTGGGATTTTATATGGTATTATTTTATACCAAGCCTTTTTAAGTAATATCTTCATTAGAAATTATTTTTTATACCTGGCATAAAATTGAAAACATCATTTGATGATAATTCGCTTTTTAATGGATATACAACAAACGGTTCCACAAAAGGAGCTTCTTTTGGGCTAGTAAATAAATTTTTATAAACTGATGTGTTATGAAATATAAATTGTACAAAGTTGATTTTGTATTTCATTATTAACTTTTTGACACTTTGTTTGAAGAAATGTGGCTTATTAATTATCATTCCGCCCACGCTAAAATAGGAGATGTTAACTGGTCCTATTTTTTTAATTAATTTTATCCCCCATATTAAATTACCTAGGTCTTCATAAACAAGTAAGTCTGTCCCGTGCTCTTTGGTTTTAGCATCTATCAACTGGTATTCGTTTTGATAAAAGCTTTTTTCTGCATAAAGAACATCTGTTTCTTGCCATTTGCCAAATGCATTTTCAAATAACAAAGGAACATTTGGCACATTTACTTTTAAAAAAGGGCCAAAGTTTTTATAATTTAATTTTTTAAATACTGGCCCTGAGTTATGGTTCGGTATGCCATATAAAAATCCTGCGCCTAACTTTATTGCTTCCTGTTTTCCAAATTCAATAATGCTGGGAAAAATTCCTTTCCCTCTGTATTCTTTTGAGGTGCAAACTGAACAATGGTGGAAACAATTTATAATCTCTCCATTTTGTAAAAAATCATGGGATTTAAATGCAGTAAAACCGATTAATTTAGCTTCATCAAATGCGCCAACATAGAACGATGGTGGTGAATTTGATATAGAATTATCGTAATATGTATTTAAAAGTATTTTCTGCCATGTTAAATTAAGGTTGAATGTAGTGTTTATTAACGTAGCTACTTGTTCTCCTATATTTGACTCTTTTAAATCTATAATTCTTATGTTGTAACTCATGGTTTAACTCTCATTTTAAAAACATTATAAAAGGGTGATGTAATTTGTATTTTTACATCACCCTTCTGTTTTTTCTTAAATAAGCCTTTGCTTCCTTTTCAGAGTCTGACTTTTTATTAGCAAGCTTCAATACAGTTTCATAATACTGTTTGGCCTGCTTCACATTCTTTTCCTTTTCACTTATTCTAGCTAAGTTCACAAATGATGCGATATAGTAGCCAGACTCTTGTTCGCCGCTCTGCTCAGCAAAGCTAATGCATTGTTTGTAATAGTCCTTGGCAGCTGTGAAGTCTTTATATTTGTTTTGATAAATATAAGCCAAGTAAAAGCTGGCATACCGTCCACTGATAGACTCATAGCCAAACGTCTTCTTTTTAACTTTATCTAGGATAGCCATAGAGGTTGATTCCACCGCCGGGAAATTGCCCTGAGTGAATGCCATACGCGCGAAGAACCGTTGGAAGTAGGGGTTATCTGGATAGGTGGCTGCTAGGTATTGGGCTAGAGACATGGCTGCTGCATCATTTTTGGCATCGTTGGCATAAATCTTCATCAAAAAGAACTTGGACTCCGTGCCGGTGTAGAAGCCATTGAAAGCCACTTGTTGTAATTGACGCAGACCTAAAGCTTTGTTTCCATTAGGGAAGAAAAGGAGCACAGGGCGTAATAGCTTATAATTTTCCTTAATCCAGACGGCATAGTAATTAAACAAGCCTTCCCCAAACAGGAACTCATCACTTAGCCCATTTGCTTTTCTGCTTTTCTGCAGGTAGTCCAGGGCGCGGTTACTCATAATGGCTGCTTTACGCCAGTTCTTGCGCTCTGCCTGCAGGCGTGCGCCAAACCCGTTTGCCGCTGAAAGGAAGAAGGCCGCCTCCAGGTTATTCTTGTCTACGTCGTAGAGGTTCTCAGCAAACGTAATGGTAGAATCCATGTAGGCCATGAACGTGGCATCATACCGTGTGTCTCGTATATTAGAGGGCACCATCTTCCACCAATTGCTTAACCCCAGCAGGAAATAGGGCATAGGATGTTTAGGATACCGGCGTCTCAAAGACTTGAACTGCTTCTCAGCGGTTTCAAACTTGAAGTTGTACATGTTGTCTACCGCACCACCCAGCTCGTTTTTGATGTCCTCATTCAGCAAAAGCCACCCTTTGATGTTCAAGGCCTGCGGAAGCACTTCTACAGAGTCCAACATGATTGAGCGCTTCAAAGAGTCCAAAAGTTCTTGGTCTATCTGCTGTTGCTTGGTGGTGTCCTGAATTTGCGCAAACGCTGTAGAAATACAGAAGAAGGGCAACAGGAAGAAAAAAATCTTTTTCATTCAATTTCTCGAAAACAGGCCAAAAACGGTTAGCTGACCCGCCAATGTAAAGGGTTTAGGGTAAAACGTTTGCGTTCCCACAACAAGTACATGTCAAACTAGGTTTCATACCGATGTCTTGGCTAGAATGTTTTTCGCTTGTTTTGGCAAAAGTAGGCCAAAAACGGGATTCGCTATTACAGTACTTAGTTAAATGCAATTATACTTATGGGGTT contains the following coding sequences:
- a CDS encoding HAD family hydrolase, yielding MINIKPNFPELSNETELFVFDICDTLFLSNTTFDFIEFALGEKALTIRSLLFKLFTKRFSPIFLCLYILQKVTKVDWPKKLVLNLLKGFSKKELYTLGKLFEQRFLPSKKIEQTHQMLNNLVENHKKVVLVSASIDPVVSAIAFYLGVPFLSSMLEYDDDGLTTGNLTFEMTGKKLENISQLLSFPTAKFAVATDNFSDRSLVEAAHQRFVIIYNTQARLFWQELNPYFIEIQSK
- a CDS encoding transglutaminase domain-containing protein, producing MKVLKNRVWFFILPMILVALFWIHQVDQDITERDKVTITKILQENNIIPLSGPDKNDFHEQIKFISAVQKAVLLTAPRNKGLDEGMSREPEVLYKMRYGHCYDRSRAIEKILRLSGFKTRHVSVYSLDENSALHAFLKPKTRSHALSEVLTVKGWVFVDSNDKLIGVDKFGNPIDLTQVKKLGFKNIVWSKYNTENFDGVYATKFMYVYGLYSRHGKFYPPYNFIPDLHWGELVYNFGL
- a CDS encoding tol-pal system protein YbgF, translated to MKKIFFFLLPFFCISTAFAQIQDTTKQQQIDQELLDSLKRSIMLDSVEVLPQALNIKGWLLLNEDIKNELGGAVDNMYNFKFETAEKQFKSLRRRYPKHPMPYFLLGLSNWWKMVPSNIRDTRYDATFMAYMDSTITFAENLYDVDKNNLEAAFFLSAANGFGARLQAERKNWRKAAIMSNRALDYLQKSRKANGLSDEFLFGEGLFNYYAVWIKENYKLLRPVLLFFPNGNKALGLRQLQQVAFNGFYTGTESKFFLMKIYANDAKNDAAAMSLAQYLAATYPDNPYFQRFFARMAFTQGNFPAVESTSMAILDKVKKKTFGYESISGRYASFYLAYIYQNKYKDFTAAKDYYKQCISFAEQSGEQESGYYIASFVNLARISEKEKNVKQAKQYYETVLKLANKKSDSEKEAKAYLRKNRRVM
- a CDS encoding GNAT family N-acetyltransferase, with product MSYNIRIIDLKESNIGEQVATLINTTFNLNLTWQKILLNTYYDNSISNSPPSFYVGAFDEAKLIGFTAFKSHDFLQNGEIINCFHHCSVCTSKEYRGKGIFPSIIEFGKQEAIKLGAGFLYGIPNHNSGPVFKKLNYKNFGPFLKVNVPNVPLLFENAFGKWQETDVLYAEKSFYQNEYQLIDAKTKEHGTDLLVYEDLGNLIWGIKLIKKIGPVNISYFSVGGMIINKPHFFKQSVKKLIMKYKINFVQFIFHNTSVYKNLFTSPKEAPFVEPFVVYPLKSELSSNDVFNFMPGIKNNF
- a CDS encoding glycosyltransferase, yielding MEGKRTVVHIIDGLARGGAETLLAGVVSSLHDVRHVIISLKKGNDFEIELKGIDIWFLDFKWFHSIPSAVFAIKKILRKYKVDIIHSHLFFSVIISRLVCSNKVVLINSYHAVLYGKEGADYPIHARLLDRITYNERIITLCVSNGVRMNLGKYIGIRNNIYVLYNFIADSFFNNYRLQPNLNSHIKVVCVGNLKPDKNYQIIIKAISLLSSHVKNRISLDIFGQGGELTNLHNKCKELEINNIHFKGIEPNIANKLPKYDFYILSSRSEGFGLAVIEAMAIGLPALVSNLPVLREVTNEKAIYFNHENAEELASLIEEFSSGKFDLQSISYQGHLHASNFTKRNYLKELMRYYQI
- a CDS encoding glycosyltransferase; its protein translation is MKIAHYCNKFSPLSETFVYDVVKVLQSNKLVTTSEVITHMHINKNQRPYLYVTEIKDVSLTIFQKIWHFVLDKIGYRAGIEYQWKLKRIRLFNILKWKKPDIIHAHFGPQGCIIIPIAITLDIPLVVSFHGWDAFELTRDEFWIGHIKRMFLSASKITVVSKYMQHHLISLGCPENKIEIIHVGKIIYDYKFINKSKLEVKNFVSIGRLVEKKGHYDSVKAFINILKKYPQATLTIIGDGPLKDDLEKFVFSKKAENNIKILGAIDHEITKDYLYKADAFILCSKTADNGDMEGIPTVLMEAQAIGLPCVTTRHSGIPEVLDQVAHVFLAEEGNVDDIERAILLLINTPPDVLDTIIVKGREKVEREFNLETETNKLISLYKGLL
- a CDS encoding glycosyltransferase, coding for MQNKNILYLSYDGMTDPLGQSQVLPYIIGLSKKGFCFTLISFEKPSRFAANKSLIENICIENGIDWQPIPFSSKPPFLSKYYDIYMMERKAVNLHKHKKFAMVHCRSYISAGIGVKLKKRFGIKYFFDMRGFWVDERVDGGMWNLNNPFFKLAYKYYKNQEASYITNADAIVSLTEAGKEEIQNWDSYNKNNIGVIPCSADFQLFPVNNGERKALARALLGINKDSLVISYLGSIGTWYLLDEMLEAYVFIKNKFPNSRFLFITPEPPEMVYEKADKLGLQREEFIIKFAKRAEVALFASASDINLFFIKQSYSKIASSPTKLGEVLALGIPVVCNSRVGDVKDIIEFTESGITIDEFNKESYEKIVDHIPELLKKDSVSIRSKAEEYYLLDNAIEKYCTLYQEVLQ
- a CDS encoding glycosyltransferase family 2 protein; this encodes MNKLLLSVVIPTYNRGDKILNILHSLSKQTISCFEVIVVNDGSTDNTADILNSLIIQQFPYDLRIVHLNNCGRAGVRNEGFRLANAELIVSFDDDMRPESNCLEVHLNHHKKNSGSILVGAQMEDPSLAETDIQKYAVFARQEWQRNLEALHSPMFENEIYITAGNFSIAKQTFNLLNGFDPRLNAIIDYDLAMRATDLGIPIYYNKQAFAWHDDFITCRSYVLRRRQGTENVKKLIKLKYNLVKKYHRYKKLEINKGKKIIYSLFAFPFLVKFIDEFNFFKYLLPKRIRYKFYEAVITSLGKYYVDKPL